Within Amycolatopsis sp. FDAARGOS 1241, the genomic segment CAGCACCGCTGCAGGGACGGCGAGCCACCACGAATCCACTCGCCACCACCCGCCTTTCCCGCAGTCGGCCGTGACCCGAACAGGGCACCGGACGGTCAACCGCTTCGCCACCGGCTACCCCGTTCGCGTGGCGGAGGAACGATCACCGGGCAGTGGATTGCGGCTGAGCGCGCGCGGGTTGCACCGGGTGGCGGTCGTGGCCGCGGAGGTACTGCTGATCTTGCTCGCGCTGTGGGCCCTGTGCGAGGCGATCACGAACCTGAGCTTCGTGCTGATCCCCGTCGGATGGCGGTCCTGCTCGCGGCGTTCCTGCAGCCCGTGGCCGGGTTCTTCGCCCGCCACGGCGTCGCCCGCGGCCTCGCCACGGTGCTCGCGATGATGCTCGGCACGGCTGTCGTCGCGGGGCTGCTGACGTTCGTGGTCTTCGCCGTGCAGCGCGAACTCCCGCGGCTGGGCGACGAAGTCGGCACCGGCGTCGCCCGCCTGCGCGACTGGCTGCGTGCGAGCCCGTGGCACGTGGGCGACCAGCAACTGGAGCTCCTGCTGCGCCGCGGTGAACAGTGGCTCGACCAGCACCAGCAGGCGCTGCTTTCGGGCACGCTCGGCGTGTTCGGCACCCTCACCGAAGCGATCGCGGGCGGCCTGCTCGCGATCGTCACGCTCGCCCTGGTCCTCTCCGGCGGACCGCGGATGTGGTCCACCGGGCTGCGCCTGGTGCGGCCCGCCATCGCCGGATTCGTCGACGAAGCCGGCACGCGGCGTTCCGCAGCATCGTCCACTACGTCCGCACCACCACGCTCATCGCGCTGCTCGACGCCCCGGGTATCGGCCCCGGCCTCGTCGTGCTCGACGTCCCGCTCGCGCTGCCGCTCGCCGTGCTGGTTTTCCTCGGCGCTTTCGTGAGCGGCACGCTCGCCGTGCTCGCTTGTTGCTGGGCAACGGGTTTGTCACCGCGCTGATCCTGCTGGTGGTCGTGGTCGGTGTGCAGCAGCTCGAAGCGCACGTGCGGCGGCCGGTGCTGACGGGCAGTCTTGCGCACCTGCATCCCCTCGTCGTGCTGCTGGCGATCGCGGCCGGCGGCACGGAAGCGGGCGTGCCGGGTGCGATCTTCGCCGCGCCCGCCGTCGCCGCCGCAGCTGCGGCGCTGCGTGTGCTCGCGGACCGCCGCTTCCGCGCGGCGGATGAAGCCGGCCCATCGCAAGAGGAAGCCTCGTCCCCGACCGCCCTCGCCAGGC encodes:
- a CDS encoding AI-2E family transporter, coding for MAVLLAAFLQPVAGFFARHGVARGLATVLAMMLGTAVVAGLLTFVVFAVQRELPRLGDEVGTGVARLRDWLRASPWHVGDQQLELLLRRGEQWLDQHQQALLSGTLGVFGTLTEAIAGGLLAIVTLALVLSGGPRMWSTGLRLVRPAIAGFVDEAGTRRSAASSTTSAPPRSSRCSTPRVSAPASSCSTSRSRCRSPCWFSSALS
- a CDS encoding AI-2E family transporter, whose product is MLGNGFVTALILLVVVVGVQQLEAHVRRPVLTGSLAHLHPLVVLLAIAAGGTEAGVPGAIFAAPAVAAAAAALRVLADRRFRAADEAGPSQEEASSPTALARHLEQRSEDRDRHPARHDPPR